Within the Plesiomonas shigelloides genome, the region ATCAGCAGCTTTGCGGACTACCTGCTGGCCAATGATCTTGGCAATCAACGCTATGACGATCCTGAACTGGCGCTGACTCGCACTCCTGGCGCGATCACTGAGGCTGAATTGAACAAGCTGCAAACCATGATGTTGGCGACCTTGAAAGATCCCGCCATCTTTACTGACTGGTTCGGCAGTTTCATCAGCCAATCGAGCCATGAGTTAGATCTGGCTCCGGCCGATCCAGAGTTTACTGCCGAAGAAATTTACGACATGCTGCAGCAAGATGCGCTGCCGTTGTATCGCCTTGGTGGTTTGCGTGCGTTTTATATCGGTGAGCGCTGCTTTATCAATGGTGAGGAGCTGCATCTGCCAGAAGGCTGCGCCGAAGTTCGTCATCTGCTGTGCGATCAAGAATCATTCACTGCTGACGATCTGGGTGACAATCTGGGTAACCCAGCACTGCTGTCGACGCTCACAGAGCTGGTGAATTGCGGCTATTGGTATTTTACTGACGAAGAGTAAATCCCTCTCCGCGCAGATTCGCTAACCCGCATTGGCTGAATCCGCGAAAGCGCTTAATCCACGAAAACTGAGCTCAGCATGGTCACTTTGTTGATCATGCTGAGCTTTCTTGATCATGCACAGCGTTCTTCACCTAATGAATGTTCCCCCCAATGAAGCTACCTTATCCTGTGCAACAACCGAGTGTGACAGCAAAAATTAAATCAATCTGATACAGGAAATTCGTTCTTCGTCGCCACAATGGCTCACCTCTCTGACAGTGTTTATAGTCATGTGAAACCTTGCTTTTGGACATGATGATGGAAGCGCTGAATCAGCATCTTTTCTTATTGATTAACGCCACAGCCGATACGCCCTTGTGGTTAATCAGCACGGCTCATTTTATTGCTCGTTGGCTTATTTATATTGTTTTAGCCACATTTATTTTCCAATTTATCCGCGGCGATAAAGAAACCCAGCAGCATATCATTGCGCTGTTTATCTGTGCCCTACTAGCCTATTTGGCCTGCTTTATTATTGGCAAGATTTATCCGCATCCGCGCCCGTTTATGGTGCCTATCGGGAAAACCTACCTGCTCCACAATGCCAATGCCTCATTCCCAAGCGGACATGCAACGTTGATGTTCAGCCTCGGCTTTTATCTGCTGTTTAGTGAAAGAGCCGTCAAAGAGGGAAAACTTAGCCGGAAAACACAAAGTGCTTGGCTAATCCTGTTACTCGGCGTAGCTATCAGTTGGGCGCGGGTATTTTTAGGCGTTCATTTCCCGTTCGATATTCTGGGTGCTATTCCGGTCAGCCTGTTGGCGGCTTATCTGACATGGCGTTTAGCCTCTTATCTCTGTCCGCCGCGCCGCACACCACCACAACGGCGCACATAAGCTCTACCACGTGAGTTCCACTATCACTATGTGAATATGTGAATATGTGAAAAACGTCGTCTGCGCTGTTGGCCACAGGTTATTCACTCACACACTTAACTCTCGCAATTAACTACAGCCATACTGGCAGCTCGTGCTAGTCGGTATGGCTCACATCATGCAGCAATTGTTCACACGTCAGCGGCCGACTGAAATAATAACCTTGCGCGAACAAAACACCGCTCCGGCGTAGATAGGTCAGTTGTTTTTCTGTCTCTACCCCTTCGGCAACCACCTTCATCGAAAGATCGGTTGCCATCTGCAAAATCGAATTCAGCACTGGGGTGTGTACCGTTTCCTGCCCGATGGATTGGATAAAACCTTTATCAATCTTTAGAAAATCCATCTTGTGCTTTTGCAGATAAATCAGCGCACTATGGCCAGTACCAAAATCATCAATCGCCAGTTCAAAACCGAGGTCATGCAGTTCTTTGAACAACCGTTCAGCCTCGGCATCATCTTTAATTAACACCCGTTCGGTAATTTCCAGCACACAGACAAAATGCTGCGCTGGCAGACAAGCACGAAACGCGGTTAAATCCGCAATAATATGCTCTGATTGCAAGTGCACTGCCGAGATATTAACGGCCAGCTTCATCCCCGGTGAGAAATGTTGCACCATCAATTTGGCATCTTTAGCCACCAGCTCGAACATATGCTTCGTGAGCTCAATAATTACCCCATTATGCTCGGCATACGCAATGAACTGATCCGGCGGAATGAGCCCTTTCACCGGATGCTTCCAGCGTAGCAACACTTCAAAACCGGCCATCACTTGGGTATGTAAATTAAACACCGGTTGGTACACCACGAAAAACTGACCCTCACGGATCCCTCGCAGTATTTCCGAGCGCATATCTTGTGCTTTGCCATGGTAGATATAGATCAGCATCATGACTAACATACTGATCGTTAATGAGAAAAAGATCATCTCATACCATGAAGTCACCGTTAGCAATTTGCCAAAAAAATACAATCGATAACCATATTTTTCTGACTCAATACTGGCGAGTGGTTTAGGCAGTGTAGACGGGCTTTGAAACTCATGCTGTCCTGTCACCAAGGCTTTGTTATCAATCACGATAGCAATCGCAGTTAATTTGGCAGAGGCTGACACCAAAAGTTGTGCGCTGTTAACTGGCAGCGGGATTGTCGCCAACCCACCAGAAACTCGCCCACTGTGATCTTTTACCCACAAATAAACGATGGGCTTATTAGGCAAGGCGGCGGTTCCCAAGCTCACATGCAGGCCATAAGGCTTATCTACG harbors:
- a CDS encoding phosphatase PAP2 family protein, translated to MEALNQHLFLLINATADTPLWLISTAHFIARWLIYIVLATFIFQFIRGDKETQQHIIALFICALLAYLACFIIGKIYPHPRPFMVPIGKTYLLHNANASFPSGHATLMFSLGFYLLFSERAVKEGKLSRKTQSAWLILLLGVAISWARVFLGVHFPFDILGAIPVSLLAAYLTWRLASYLCPPRRTPPQRRT
- a CDS encoding cyclic di-GMP phosphodiesterase produces the protein MRSKISIIIFSGVSTFILVFILSLLFIQSYSANETNAALTQTRISIDQRLDRVVGEIDKLFSLPQLTCSAIKEDLVKLAAFDDMVRSYLIVKGDEIYCSSALGSRTFLLKNYFPDTRVDKPYGLHVSLGTAALPNKPIVYLWVKDHSGRVSGGLATIPLPVNSAQLLVSASAKLTAIAIVIDNKALVTGQHEFQSPSTLPKPLASIESEKYGYRLYFFGKLLTVTSWYEMIFFSLTISMLVMMLIYIYHGKAQDMRSEILRGIREGQFFVVYQPVFNLHTQVMAGFEVLLRWKHPVKGLIPPDQFIAYAEHNGVIIELTKHMFELVAKDAKLMVQHFSPGMKLAVNISAVHLQSEHIIADLTAFRACLPAQHFVCVLEITERVLIKDDAEAERLFKELHDLGFELAIDDFGTGHSALIYLQKHKMDFLKIDKGFIQSIGQETVHTPVLNSILQMATDLSMKVVAEGVETEKQLTYLRRSGVLFAQGYYFSRPLTCEQLLHDVSHTD